A stretch of DNA from Sebastes umbrosus isolate fSebUmb1 chromosome 14, fSebUmb1.pri, whole genome shotgun sequence:
GTGCATTTGATACCACCTTGTAAAAAATCAGTCTTCCCACAGGGGCTccaaatattgattattttcattaatgtcTGGTTATTGATTCTGCAGAttatatttttgattaatcaattaatcagctTGAAACCGCTGAAAAATGCCGATCACAATTGTCCAGAACGCAATGTGACATCTCAAAATAGCTTGTTTtctccgaccaacagtccaaaacccaaagatattcaatttacactaatataaaacacataaaagcaGCAAAACCTCATATTATAGGAgctggaacaaaaaaaaatttatattttttcttgataaataatttaaaacccCTGAAATGTTAAGTATTTCTCTATAACCTTAAATATGAATGACTTAATATACAATAATCAAAGCTAAAGTTTGATAAAGACATCCATAGGTCTTATTTGTTGAAAGAAAAACTCAGCTTATCTGCTTCAAACAACCACACAACTGTTATCAGACTCACATTGGAATGTTTctaaatcctgattggtgcaTGGAAATACATCCCCTTTGTCTCACCGACTTTGAATCAGTGAGGAAGGCACAGACATGAATCCAAATACAGAAATAACCTATAAAACTGGACCAACTTTGGCAGAAAATTGTGTGACTTCGACTTATTATTCCAGCACGAAATTAAATTCCACTCAGTCCATGCAGAATAACGGATCCTAACAGTAGCCAAGCAGACAGATAGTCTCCACTAGACCAGCAGTAGCCGAGCCCGTGGCCTCCGTCGAGTGTAATAATGGTGCTTTCAGTGTGTGGTCGTCCCCTCCGACAGTCTGTCCTCCTGTCAGACGCCACGCTGCAGCACCACCCAGCCACTTCCCTCACTCTGCAGGACGGCCCGCCGCTGACTCTGAGCCAGCCGGCTGACCGCCATGCCAggacacacacctacacacacagatgcacacacccACTTACACGTACAAGCAActgcacacactctcacacactcacataaatCAAACGCTTGGCCCTCCTCCCTGCTGCTGTCCCAGCATGCACCCTGGTTACCTGGCTGCTGTCCCACTAGCAACAGCTGCTACCTCAGGACTGGACTGGAGGTTCCGCTGcaggacagcacacacacacacacacacacacataaagtagAGACAGAGACTATACTGGCTTCGTTGAGAGCTCATTTGAGATGATAAAAGACTGAACTAATCAGGGGAATCTGATTGGCCGCCCCTGGTGTCTCCGTCACAGAGTCAcataaatggacttgcatttatataacgcctttctagtcttctgaccactcaaagcgctttacacaacatgtcaacattcacccattcacacacacacacattcatacactgatggtagaggctgccatgcaacctgcccatcaggatctcaTCTACATACTCATACACAAACCTATAtgcacagccttcaggagcaattttgactggaggagccggggatcgaatcGCCGATCTTCTGATCAGTGGATGAACTGCTcttcctctgagccacagtTGGCTTGTCAGTATCATGGATAGATCACTGAAAAGTTCTACTGGGTGCAATGAACTGAACCGAACCTCTGTACGAAGTGACTGTTAACATTTCTTGTTGGAATatcaaacaactacaaagagataaaaaaataaatttacaaCAAAATGACGCAAAAATCTATCacaaattgcaagttgcaaaatgataacagacacaaaaccaccacaaatAGCTGCAAAATTACAACAGAGCCACAAAACGACCAAAAGACGatgaaaaacaaccacaaagagacacaaaacgaccgcagaatgactacaaagcgaagcaaaaacaaacacaggtgtgcaaaataaccacaaagagacacaaaatgaccacaagcaACCtcaaaaaaagatgcaaaatgacaacaaagtgAAGTTAAACAACCTCAGATAcgcaaaataacaacaaagagatgcaaaatgaccccAAACAACCTcaaaacatgcaaaatgaccaagaaaaaggacaaaaaaaactacCACGAAATgctgcaaaatgactacaaagtgaagtaaaaacaaccacagataCACAAAACAACGTCGAAGAGATGCCGAatgacaaagagacacaaaatgatgaaaaacaaccacaaagagatgcaaaatgacaataaagggatACAAAAgtaccacaaaaagacacaaaactactacaTATTGCTGTAAAACAACCACAGATacacaaaataaccacaaagagaaaGTAGCTGTGTCGTTTATAGTaatgttgtgtctctttcagTCTGGGGGTCTGGCTCCTGTAGGAGGATTGGGTGTCTTTAACATTTCTGTCTCATAATCTCATAATCTGTCCATGGCTGTAGGTTATTTGGAGTTACAAATAGCAgctattaattgattatttcaTATGAGAATATTAAAAGTTTTTTATTTGGCATTAATTTATTACTCTGAATAAACAATGTTTCTATTAACAATGAGTTGTAAAATGAGCCCCTCTTCTTTGAATCCagccgtcctcctcctcctcctcctcatcctcctcctgccGGCTCCACTGGTCCCCGGCTCTGAGCAGAGCTCATTTGAGATGATGGAGGACTGAACTAATGGGGGGAAAGGTGCAGACAGGCCTTTATGAAAAGTGCACAGAGATGCTGTTTGAGCAGATGTGCGGGGTCATAAAGAGAGCGCCTGCTGGGACACTAAACCTCACCTGAATGGGACACAGGGAGCAATTAATGGCATAATTGTGCACACCGTTACCGGTCACCGTCAGCAGAGGGGGCGTTATGTAAAGCAGAGCAGCGTGGGAGCtttgagctgctgctctgcagaagggtcagaggtcacagccTCTGGAGGTTATTATGTAACAGCAGGACCATCTCCAGTGACACGGGGCTTCACCCTGCTCCTTCCTCCCGCCGCCTGTACGTGGACAGCTTCTTTTTCGGGGCTCCCGTTCATCACAAGTGTCCTTTGGAGGATATTTTCTGCTTTGGTAGAGAAAATGTCAGACTCTTGAAATGTGGCTCAACGGAGAACAATTGTCCTTCAACTCCCTCGACTGCAGAAGGAGGTGGGACCTTGAAAAAATCCTTACAGGAAATCCACATTTCTGCTAAGAGTGCTGAATATTATGCAGAGATGTCTCAGAGAGGCGTTTTGCAGGACATCTAAATGGCCCGCGGAGCCCTCTCAGGGTCTTCCTCATTACCTGCTGAAGAGGAGGTTTTTTGGTTTTGGCAGTGATGAGTCAGAATGGATGATGTCGGGGCTTAATTACCGTACCGTGACTGCTAGAGTTCTGATGTCAGCCGAATACAAGCCTTACAGCTCAAGGACACATATAGCCAGTTAAAACATGCAATGTTAGCTAAAGCGAGCGTCTCGCTGTCCATCAGTTCTGCAGAGGTGGCCGCTCTCCTCACAGCTGATGTCGACCTTTTCAGCTGCAGTACAGGAGGCCGGGCTCAGGCTGATGGGGTTTAACAAGCTCAGTTAGTGGAGGCGGGACGCAACCAAGTACTTGTACCGTcattgagtatttccatttcatgttaCCTTGTAGAGCTGGAACGATTACTCGATTagttaactattaaattaattggtttgagtaatttaagaaaaaatattttctgttttctttactcctctatgacagtaaactgaatatcttaagagttgtggacaaaacaagacatttgaggacgtcatattgggctttgggaaacactgattaacattttttcaacattttatagaccaaaactaattgattaattgagaaaagtCAGATTAAtcaaacttttaaataattattcacAGGCTGACTACATTGTACTTGTACTCCACTACAGCTCAGAAGGAGCTACTGTACTTTTTATAATCTCATTTCTTATTATGATGCTTTGGCAATGTCGTCTTCATTGATATTGATCCATTTTCTGTATTGAGTATCAAGTAttacttttgtactttaaaGTACATTGCACCACAAGAGTTTTACCTGTAATAGAGTATGgcatttgtatttttactgCCCCTCCCACTGAAATTCACTGGCATAGGTTTTGTGTGAGATCACCGCACTATAAAAAGGCCAGTCCTCCAAAAGGTTACACACTTCTATGGGTTGGGTGATGGGGAAACAAATATCACAATTGGGACCAAATACCTCTATAGATATTGCAGGGTTGACTATTTGTGTGTTCCCAAAAATAAACTTATGAGTCAGTCTGTAATGCAGCACTTAACCAGGAAAACAGATTTATGCCATTTTACAATATTCATAATCcaagacaatatctagtctccCATCACAGTGATAGGAGATATTGCTAAGCCCCAATTTAATTTTTCATGAGTCAAAATGCAACATTTGTTCAGAAGCCTTTTGTAACCCATTAAATAGCTGTGCTAAATGAACTGACACAGCCATCAACTTCACCACATTCTGACTCAAGATGAGCTACAATATAAACCAAACAGATTTACTTCCGTctctgcattaacaaacattgtcCTACGACTCTGAATTTAGCCTACACATCTTAGTTTCAGGCATAGTCATTTATAAATTGGACATGACACATTCTGtgggtttttgtttgtttattaaataaCTCTGCAGAACAGGAATGATGTTGACAGTCAACACAGCAGAGGCATTTGTTGAGGACTTAAAGCAGTCTCTTCCTTGATGATACGGTCCTTCTTGAGTGGTCCCTGTGAGAAAAGAGAAACGGGACAAAAATCAGTTTCATGCCCCAATACTTAGTCTATGTGTTGGCTCAGAGCAGCCAAATGTTCCCAGAGAGTGAACAGGGAGTAAGCACAAAACGTTGCTGCTCCCCTGCCTCACTGGGGCTCAATATGGCACTGGAATGGAACCCGTGTTCATACTGAAGACTGAACCAGGTTACGTACAGTGCGTGGAAACAGGAACTGAAGACATGCAGAACAGACAATATGGAGTAGTGTCGgcaatgtttacatttattattagcCAACGTTGTGTGCTACATCCCATATGGGGATGTTAAAGATAAGGCAcaccaagtatttaatacaggATTTCCTAAAGTATCTTCCATCATTGAATCTAAGCAGAGGCTAGGAAACTAAATATGATGCAGAGGGAGGTGATAGTATGGCTTTCAGTACAAAGTCTTACCATGAAcgccttcttctcctccacgGTCTGGAAGCGGCCGTGACCGAACTTGGAGGTGGTGTCGATAAACTTGAGGTCGATCTTCTCCAAGGCACGACGGCTGGCCTGCACCAGCAGTGACTGGAAGAGAAAGGAAACACATTTAAGTTTCATGTTGGTTCAATTTAAACTTCCTGGTAGAATTTAGTGATTGTAACATTACATGCAggccatttaaaaataaataaaatggcaCAACAATTTGTCCTCACCTTGCGCAGAGTCAGCACCCTCTTTTTGGTCCCTACAACACAGCCCTTCACCATGACAAAGTCATTGGTCACATCTCCATAGTGGACAAATCCACCCttaaagaggaaagaaaagggggAAAAGTGAGTCAAGTCTTCCACTTCAAGGTTAAGATGGTGTCAACTGAAGTCCAGGTTGCATGAGTCACTCACCAGGGGGTTGATGCTCTTGTTGGACAGATCGTACTCTGTCGAGGCGTTGTTCTTCACCAGCTTTCTGTCCTTTGTGTGGTAGCCCTGGCCAATCTTGTAGATCTTCTTGTTGATCTCAGTACGGTGGTGGTAACCCTTCTGACCAGCACGGGCCACAGAGAAGGCCACACGAGCAGGATGCCAGGCACCAATACAGGCCACCTTACGCAGACCACGCTGGGTTTTGCGGGGAAGCTTCTTTAAGTGCCAACGGCTGGTGACACCTGGGATGATGAGACGTTTGTTAAGAGTCGAGATTGAATATAGAGACAGCTAATGAAGCCTACATATGCATCCAAATGGACTTGAAAGTCACAAAGTACTTAAttctaaaataatataaatagcaGCTGCTCTTACCCTTGTATCCGTGACCCTTGTGATACCAATGACGTTGATCATCTCGTCCTGGGTGAATACAAGCCCCAATTTAATTTTTCATGAGTCAAAATGTGACAGATGTTCAGAAGCCTTTTGTAACCCATTAAATAGCTGTGCTAAATGAACTGACACAGCCATCAACTTCACCACATACTGACTCAAGATGAGCTACAATATAAACCAAACAGATTTACTTCCGTctctgcattaacaaacattttcCTAGGACTCTGAATTTAGCCTACACATCTTAGTTTCAGGCATAGTCATTTATAAATTGGACATGACACATTctgtgggtttttgtttttttattaaataactcTGCAGAACAGGAATGATGGTGAcagtcaacacagcagagaCATTTGTTGAGGACTTCAAGCAGTCTCTTCCTTGATGATACGGTCCTTCTTGAGTGGTCCCTGTGAGAAAAGAGAAACAGgacaaaatcagttttatgCCCCAATACTTAGTCTACATGTTGGCTCAGAGCAGCCAAATGTTCCCAGAGAGTGAACAGGGAGTAAGCACAAAACGTTGCTGCTCCCCTGCCTCACTGGGGCTCAATATGGCACTGGAATGGAACCCGTGTTCATACTGAAGACTGAACCAGGTTACGTACAGTGCGTGGAAACAGGAACTGAAGGCACGCAGAACAGACAGTATGGAGTAGTGTCGgcaatgtttacatttattattagcCAACGTTGTGTGCTACATCCCATGTGGGGATGTTAAAGATAAGGCAcaccaagtatttaatacaggATTTCCTAAAGTATCTTCCATCATTGAATCTAAGCAGAGGCTAGGAAACTAAATATGATGCAGAGGGAGGTGATAGTATGGCTTTCAGTACAAAGTCTTACCATGAAcgccttcttctcctccacgGTCTGGAAGCGGCCGTGACCGAACTTGGAGGTGGTGTCGATAAACTTGAGGTCGATCTTCTCCAAGGCACGACGGCTGGCCTGCACCAGCAGTGACTGGAAGAGAAAGGAAACACATTTAAGTTTCATGTTGGTTCAATTTAAACTTCCTGGTAGAATTTAGTGATTGTAACATTACATGCAggccatttaaaaataaatgccacAACAATTTATCCTCACCTTGCGCAGAGTCAGCACCCTCTTTTTGGTCCCTACAACACAGCCCTTCACCATGACAAAGTCATTAGTCACATCTCCATAGTGGACAAATCCACCCttaaagaggaaagaaaagggggAAAAGTGAGTCAAGTCTTCCACTTCAAGGTTAAGATGGTGTCAACTGAAGTCCAGGTTGCATGAGAGTCACTCACCAGGGGGTTGATGCTCTTGTTGGAAATATCGTACTCTGTCGAGGCGTTGTTCTTCACCAGCTTTCCATCCTTTGTGTGGAAGCCCTGGCCAATCTTGTAGATCTTCTTGTTGATCTCAGTACGGTGGTGGTAACCCTTCTGACCAGCACGGGCCACAGAGAAGGCCACACGGGCAGGATGCCAGGCACCAATACAGGCCACCTTACGCAGACCACGATGGGTTTTGCGGGGAAGCTTCTTTGTGTGCCAACGGCTGGTGACACCTGGGAGGATGAGAAACATTTGTTAGAATATAGTGACAGTTAATGCAGCCTACATATGCCTCCAAATGGACTTGAAAGTCACAAAGTACTTAATTCTAAAATactacaaataaatgtagctgcTCTTACCCTTGTATCCGTGACCCTTGGTGATACCAATGACGTCGATCATCTCGTCCTGAGTGAATACTGTGTTGACAGGCACagcctgctccagcttctcacGCGCCCAGTCTACCTTGTCAGAGACGTTGCCGCCATTCAGCTGCACCTCCATCAGATGGGACTTCTTCTGCCTCAGGGGCAGCAGACGCATCTGCACAGAAATTAAGCAGAGGTCAGAACAGAGAAAATAATATGTACAATTAAACAGTTAGCTGTGTAGTCTCAGAAGGAAGGCAGCATGGAAGGTATCCTCATATGTGTCGGGCGCCATGCCTGACGCAAGATCCGTGGTCTCATCACTGACAGAATAGCCAAAACTTATCACCTCATTGGTAATCTAATACACGTACTAACCTGTGTGTGGCAAATGATGCGGATGACCTGGCAGTACTTCTTCATGGAATTAAAGTCCTTCTCCAGCTGCTTCTTGCCCTCATCATCCTGCCATTTCTTGCAGTACTTGGTGAAGGCCTTCTTCTTGGACTTGTACCTGAGAGCCCGCAGCatagcaggaggagagaggacagacggGTTGGCACAGGTCCTTCATAACCCCAAAGGGCCAGCGGAAGAACACAGTGCATAGCTGCTCGCACGCCCCTCCATGTAGACAGGGGTGCTGTACCAGCTAATGAGGGTTTTGGCTCATGGCACAGTTTCTAAGAAGCACTTTCCACTGGCCAGAGGAGCCCGGAGCTCATCAGGGCACATGGCGCCTGAGCGGAGCTGCCACAGGGGCAACCGTAATGTTAGACTCACTCAGTGAAAAACAGATCTTTATAATTTCCACTGGGCAACTAACACAGGCTTCAAACACATGCAATACATTCAGGTATCTATTATTCTGTGTAGCATCTCACCAGTTCCTGTAGAAGCGACGCTTGCACTCGTCACTGACGTGCTCGGCGAAGATGGTCTTGAAGGAACGCAGGCCGCGGGGGGTTTCGACGTAACCCACAACGCCGACCACGATCATGGGAGGCGTCTCCACAATGGTCACAGCCTCGACCACTTCCTTCTTGTTCACCTCTGCAGAGAAGTACATAATAGTTAAGCTTTACATTTACCAGAAGATCTTCTAAACTTTATTGAAGTATTCGTTAACTATTTTATGGTATAGACTGCGCTCAGTGCTCGACATTCAGCAAGGGGTATAAAGCCCATTATGTCCGCCCGTCGAGAGACTCATCATAGACAGAACACCATATATATTAATCACTAAATGCCCAATACAGATCCACAACCTTTAAGGTCCCAACTTATTATACTAATGTATAAATAATCTGATTCCACTCACTTGAGCCAGGTCGGTCGACCTCGCGGACGATGTGTGTCATGCCAGCCTTGTAGCCCAGGAAGGCAGTCAGGTGCACGGGCTTGGTGGCGTCATCCTTGGGGAAGCTCTTGGCCTTACCACGGTGGCGACGACTCCTCTTGCGGGGCAAGAAGCCCAGGGACCCGTGGCGGGGAGCTGAAAACTTACGGTGGGACTGTGGATGGGAAGAAGTCATGAGGTTAGCTGGTTCGCACTAATGAGCTAATCACAAGGTGCAAGTGTGTGCCTACAACATTTAGCATAGTGGGTCCCGCATATAGGGTGGTTGATATTGATTAAATCTGATACTGCTGGcaattttttttcatccatgcatccaaatgGAGTAAAAATGAAAcccccattttcaaagggaccttgtggacaatcatctcagtgctttaagactaatgaaaggacaacatgcaaagCCTCTCCTCATAGCTTATGAACAACTGGAcatatgatgatgacccctagagctactatggagGAGTGCaatcttatttatttcttttttgttccttgaattGTTTTCTACCCCCTTTTATTATTTGCTATTatatcatttttaaattaattggttatttttcctatccaattgtgccttgtatgttagaagtactgagtttagattacaatgccttcATGTTGGTAaattaatctaaaataaataaaataataaatacagggTGGCCGTGTACGTGGTGCATGTTACTTGACAGTTCATTACTTAATTTAAAAGCAGAACGAGGTCACCTTAAAGGTAATTGCAAAGAAGTAGGAGTCAAGATAAGCACGCTGTTAGCATAGCTAGCTTAGCACTTGAGAGCATGTATGGTCAAAACTGACACATTAGAAAAACCGAGACGTCAATTCAGTTTATATTCAGTAGCCAGAAAATACAATACCACTGTGAACATATACAATAAGTGCTTTACTATGATATGCACTTAAAAATAAGAGTAGCGGCCTGTGTCAAGCTGCCATTTTGGCTCCTCAGTTGCCGGTATGGTTAACGTTATTAACACGAAAACTTGTGTTTATATCACAGTAATATATACAAGATATTCATAAAAACCTTCCATTAAAGTAATCGGCGTGTCTGAATTGAGTAAAACATAACCGATGCTTCAGATGTCAGACGGATTGCTGTTCCAGTGTTAACTGCGATGAGAGAGCACACTCACCATCTTGTCTCCAATCCGATTCAAAGAGACCTGTCTAACGGCAAGACGCGACTATTTATAGGAATATAAGATCTCGCGGGATTTAGCGGGACTATCTTCAGAGAAGACCCGCCTCCGGGATTTCACCCTGCAGATGTATTAAGGTCAaaagccactagatgtcgctgtTTGATGTTACAAATTACATgaccaaacaaataataaatattaaaacttttttgtgttttattatgtttatttaaattgaCTTAAATGGTACAATAGGAGATATggtgatatttttttatttgctcattCAAGTGTTGTACATCTTATTTATGTTTATCTTGTCTtattgtgcaataatctggcaaaactgtcatctcatcaatatacatattgtatttttatattttatattgtattaacttttatattttttatatttatattgcactatctcttttttttattgtattatcttttctttagtacctatgggattgtcacaatctaatttcattgtactacacaatgacaataaagggcttgaatcttgaatcttgaatctcaTGTATTGATACTGTATTTTATATGATTTAGTTAAGAAACAATATGAGTTTAAATCAATTTACAATACAACTTCATTGTCTACCGAGGTGGAAAGCTGTATTTGAACTTGTGTATTTGATAATATGTacaattttgtgtttgttttgtgtattttcttattttttatgttattgttcATGCCCTATATTAAATACCCCATTCATAACTAATGcacatattcagttttttttaaatgatggtgGTCATTTACAAACTCCCAAATACAGTATAAAAGAAACCACACATAGTATTAAATCAAGCCGTCTTAACATTTATTACcatttcattcataaaaaacaaagaggaaatgCGTTTACACCTTTCAGGTTAAGGCAGCAATATTTTGCTTCATGATTCAGTGTTGTAGCAAGTTTTGATGTTTATTGTAGGCAAGAAATTCAAAGCCTTTCATCCACAGAATGCCATCAGGGGAAAGACTTTTGTGCTTTCTTTATCACATCATGATAAATTGACAACATTTTAAGTCAATCTGTGATATTTTTGGGAAGCTGGCTGCATTCTTGTAATATAATCATAGCATTAAATGCTATATTCATGCACCAATGAAAACATATCTTCCAAGAAGAATTTTGCCATCAGGCGTCATGTTTCGTATACTGTAGCTTTCATCCAATTATGAGAATAGAAAAGAAGCATAcaatcaacaaaaataaaaacatgtactTATCTTTGTGATTTCATTTCAAAGCGCTTGTGTTGCAAATTTTTAAGTGCTACAAATGATTGAATCTATCCAGTACACAAAACAGATTTGTCAGTGATCTACTCAGATGTCAGAAATGGTCATGCTCTACTGCTACAGGAATGCAGGGGATGCAGTAAAGCTGATGTAGTGTGGACTAGTGTTCCTGTATTGAATGGAGCTGTAACACCATGCAGTTGGTCTCAGGCAATGCAACATGTGGGAATAAGAACATTTTCCACTGACTCATGCAACGGCACTGATGCAGTTTTAGCCCTTAAGAGGGTTTGAATTTTCCCATCAAGCATTTACACCCCTGTCCTGCACGGATTTACCATTATCAAATGAAAATGTGCACATAGGTATGATCTGTATAATATGACCCTTCGCTAAAGCATTGAAAAAACACAATCTTATTTTAAGATACATGTTTAAAGTTTACTCAAATAATCATCACACAAAGTCTGTGGTCCAAGAGCATCTCTCATTCTCCAGGGTTGTTGTTCAAGCTCAATATTGTGTTCATGGATGTAAAGTGTGTCTCAAGTCTTATCACAGTCTGAGTTAACATTTCCAGAGAGCAGATTTTCAGGTAGAGAAATTGTTGCTATGTGGGTGAATCCTCTTCTTTtatgttcacaaaaaaaaaaaaatccaatcctGCCTGTTCCTCAAGTGTCTATTTGAGAGGACTTTGTCCCAACTGTCCTGATAATAATGTCTGTAAGTGCTGCTGTGAACAATCCCCTAGCACCACGCAGACAGCCTTCAGGATGCCAGTCGCTCTCGATCGAGGTTCATCTGTTGGAAGAAGGTCTTTCCAAATTCGTAGGTGCTTATCATGACAGCACAGGCTGGGGCCACTTTGATCACCCTGGGCATGAAACCTGGAGAaaatacagatgttttcacttcagagcaaagaaaacatttttgcttaaagggcgggtccatctgcatactcttccatttttttcaaaaaagcagtgacgtaccGGTAGGTCAccaagtaagctaatcaataaggttatgaataatgtgaacgctagcagtAGCTGAGTCAGTTAACTGTGCTaattttggaaataactgaaagggttagttcggatttttttaagtgggaTTGTAAATGatttttatgaatggagtctggtggctttgcgATTTAACGGCTTCAACGGCTGTCTGATGCCgagctttacctcgccatcggacagccctttccaacggggaactgaagccgctcTCTTCAGAGCCACCACACCAGattccattcacaaaaacagtactttaaactcgcagaacacaggagttgctggtctaccgctgcctcgatcggttagtttgtttgtgttatagtgtgactttcagatctgaactaacgtggcgtccacagcagtacactgtttagcttccgtgccggtactcctgtctgctcctCCAAACTGGGTGCATGCCGATTGCTATCTaaattactgtatgtaacgtcaATACAGGGACTATAAGGATGTGTAGCAGTGTCATCGTGCAGAGAAGTCAATCAGGTCACATGGGAAAAACattttgatgccaaaacatacatattttggcctcaatttgaatgtttggatttgaatacataaggaacaccactgggaagctacagaattatataaaaacctcaaagaCAACAAAAATAACTAACCCGCCTTTTAACATAAGACCGTATACAGTAAGTGTGTACCTGCAAAAAGGCCCCTGTAGCCCATCTCGGCCCAGATTTCCTTCATTATGTGCCATGTGGATGTGGTTCTCTTTAAGGAGGCTAGAAGGAATGGGAATAAGTTACTGTTTAgaacacactatacacacataAATGTACATTTCATATAACATTAAGTACAGATATaagcagaggtgggaccaagtcactgatttgcaagtcacaagtaagtctcaagtctttgcactcctGTCCCAAGTCCTTAACTTTGAGTTTCAAGTCCTCGACAAGTCAGAATGCGCTCTTCCgtaaatgtaatgccattttaacaacaaaGTAACTGGCACCAACTGGCGCTCAGTAAAGTTAGTtattcatggttttctcctgcaacttgattgggtGCTGTCGGATTGTGGGAtaaagtgtaagataat
This window harbors:
- the LOC119501456 gene encoding LOW QUALITY PROTEIN: 60S ribosomal protein L3-like (The sequence of the model RefSeq protein was modified relative to this genomic sequence to represent the inferred CDS: inserted 1 base in 1 codon), whose amino-acid sequence is KLGLVFTQDEMINVIGIXKGHGYKGVTSRWHLKKLPRKTQRGLRKVACIGAWHPARVAFSVARAGQKGYHHRTEINKKIYKIGQGYHTKDRKLVKNNASTEYDLSNKSINPLGGFVHYGDVTNDFVMVKGCVVGTKKRVLTLRKSLLVQASRRALEKIDLKFIDTTSKFGHGRFQTVEEKKAFMGPLKKDRIIKEETALSPQQMPLLC
- the LOC119501453 gene encoding 60S ribosomal protein L3, yielding MSHRKFSAPRHGSLGFLPRKRSRRHRGKAKSFPKDDATKPVHLTAFLGYKAGMTHIVREVDRPGSKVNKKEVVEAVTIVETPPMIVVGVVGYVETPRGLRSFKTIFAEHVSDECKRRFYRNWYKSKKKAFTKYCKKWQDDEGKKQLEKDFNSMKKYCQVIRIICHTQMRLLPLRQKKSHLMEVQLNGGNVSDKVDWAREKLEQAVPVNTVFTQDEMIDVIGITKGHGYKGVTSRWHTKKLPRKTHRGLRKVACIGAWHPARVAFSVARAGQKGYHHRTEINKKIYKIGQGFHTKDGKLVKNNASTEYDISNKSINPLGGFVHYGDVTNDFVMVKGCVVGTKKRVLTLRKSLLVQASRRALEKIDLKFIDTTSKFGHGRFQTVEEKKAFMGPLKKDRIIKEETA